In the Brevundimonas mediterranea genome, CTCGACGAGGTCGAGAGCATGCCCCTGGCGGTCCAGGTCAAGATGCTGCGGGTGCTGGAGGAGCGGGAGATCCATCCGATCGGCGCCAACGAGCCCCGGGTGCTGGACCTGCGCATCCTCGCCTCGGCCAAGATCGACCTCAGCGAGGCGGCGCGGCGCGGCGATTTCCGCGAAGATCTCTATTATCGCCTGAACGTGGTGCGGCTGCGCGTGCCGCCGCTGCGTGAGCGGCGCGAGGACATCCCCCTGCTGTTCGCCCATTTCCTGCGTCGCGCCGCAGACCGCCACGGCGTCGAGCCGCCGAGCGTGACCGACGGCGTCCGCCGCCGTCTGCTGGAAGAGGACTGGCCCGGCAATATCCGCGAACTGGCCCATTTCGCCGAACGCGTCGTCCTGGGCCTGGACGAGGGGTCCGGCGGCGCCGAGGCCGATCTGAGCCTGCCGGACCGGATGCATCGTTTCGAAGGCGAGCTGCTGCGCGGCGCGCTGCAGACCCATAGGGGCGACATCGTCTCGGTGCTGGAGGAGATGCGGATTCCGCGCAAGACCCTGTACGACAAGCTGCAGCGCCACGGACTGAAACCCGCCGACTTCCGCGCCTGACCCTCAAGCGGCGCCGCCTCAAGCAGCCCCCCCTCAAGCAGCGACGGGGTTTTCCCGCCGTTCAGCCGCAGCCAGGGCCGCCGCCACGCCGTCGAGCAGGCCGACCAGGGTGATCGGCTTGGACAGGTGGCCGTCCGCGCCCGCGACCCGCCCCGCTTCCACATGGTCGGGGAGGGCGTTGGCGGTCAGCATGATGATCGGCGTGCGCACGCGGTTCTCTCCGGTCTCCAGGGCGCGAATGGCGGCGGTGGCCGTCAGGCCGTCCATCACCGGCATCTGCATGTCCATCAGCACCAGGTCGAAGCCGCCCTTTCGGAAGACCTCCACGGCCTGCCGCCCGTCCTCGACCGCCACCAGTTCGGTCGGCATGTCGGCCAGCATGATCTCGACGACCTTGCGGTTCGCCGGATGATCGTCGGCCAACAGGATCCGCGCAGGGAAGGCGCGCGCGTCGGTCTCGCCGGCGTCGCCCGGGCCGAAGGGCGCGGATGGCGGCTGGACGCCCCCCACCCTGGTCAGAGGGATTTCGAACCAGAAGTCGGCGCCCTCGTCCGGCCGGCCGTCGCAATCCAGCACGCCGCCCATTAGCGCGACCAGGTCTCGCGAAATGGCCAGGCCCAGGCCCGTGCCGCCGAACCGGCGGGTAATGGAGCCGTCGGCCTGCTGGAAGCGATTGAAGATCCGCCCCTTCTGGCCCGCATCAAAGCCGCAGCCGGTGTCGCTCACCGTGAACCGGACCCGATCTTCATCCACCGCGACGGCGGTGACGACGACGGATCCCGTTTCGGTGAACTTCAAGGCGTTGGAGATCAGGTTCGACAGGACCTGGCGCACCCGGACCACGTCGCCCTCGACGGCGCCTTCGATGGTCGGCTCGACCTCAACCCGCAGGGCGACGCCCTTTTCATCGGCGCGCGGCCGGTAGAGGGCCGCCGCGCCGCGCACCGTGTCGCCCAGATCAAAGACCGACCGTTCCAGAACGATCTGGCCCGCCTCGATCTTGGACGTGTCCAGAATGTCGGACAGCAGCCGTTCCAGGGTCACGGCCGAGGACCGGATCACTTCGACCATCTCGCGTTCACGCGGCTCCAGCCCGGCGCGCGACAAGGCGTCGGCCATGGCCACGACCCCGTTCAGGGGCGTGCGGATCTCGTGGCTCATATTCGCCAGGAATTCCGACTTGGACCGGCTGGCTTCTTCCGCGCGGCGACGGGCGATGCGCAGATCCCGGGCCTGGCTTCCCATCCACAACAGGGCGGCCAAGGCCGACAGGATGAAGATTGCGGCGATGGTCAGGATCAAGCCCTGCAATCTTGTGTTCGAGCGCGCGGTCTCCAACTGGGCGCGACGTTCGGTCAGCTTGTGCTGCATGTCGCCGGTGACCTGGCGGATCCCTCCGCTGAAGACGCGGGCTTCGGCGACGCGCTCGGCGCTGTTGTAGGCGCGAAGCTTGACGTAGGCTTCCGCAGCCCGGCCCTCGGCGAACAGGATCTCGGCCTCGACATGCGCCACCTCCAGCCGCGCTTCCTCTCGGTAGCGGTCTACGGTGATGCGACGGCGGATTTGCGCAAGGTCGCGCCGCGCGGACTCGATCTGTCCGGTCTGGGCCCGGGCGATGGCGCGAGCCGGCAGCAATTGCGTCGCCAGGAAGGAGGCGTCCCCCAGGTTCTCGCCATAGGGCGCCAGACATCGCAGCACGTCCCGCGGCGCCTCTGCGGCCTGGGCCACCATGGCGCACAGGCGGGCGTCATAGACCCCCAGGCTGGGCAGGCCTGCGCGCAGCGTCAGCCGGTGATGAACCTGATACAGGCGTTTCGCCTGTTCGACATCGCCCAATTGGGTCGATAGCCGGGCCAGATTGTAGACGGCGTCGAAGTCCGGCCGGGGATAGTCCGGATTGGCCAAGTCGATCTCGAACCGCCCGAAGGCGGCGGTGGCC is a window encoding:
- a CDS encoding ATP-binding protein; protein product: MPIKAAAFALALVLSAFFVQDVSAQPAAQSRTPLQLAEAVERRAGTTDFRALEAFGREAIRRNDREGLQRLYHVAWIFLNQGEFDTARIWNDRLMEGARHQGSHRYIQIARLNALALRYDEGETAAADEMRRLASMEPDWFARTHATRLWALALMDRDQIGEGLKLLTDADALIPEGDVYARIAQAGLWEMTGIGLMRLNDIDGATAAFGRFEIDLANPDYPRPDFDAVYNLARLSTQLGDVEQAKRLYQVHHRLTLRAGLPSLGVYDARLCAMVAQAAEAPRDVLRCLAPYGENLGDASFLATQLLPARAIARAQTGQIESARRDLAQIRRRITVDRYREEARLEVAHVEAEILFAEGRAAEAYVKLRAYNSAERVAEARVFSGGIRQVTGDMQHKLTERRAQLETARSNTRLQGLILTIAAIFILSALAALLWMGSQARDLRIARRRAEEASRSKSEFLANMSHEIRTPLNGVVAMADALSRAGLEPREREMVEVIRSSAVTLERLLSDILDTSKIEAGQIVLERSVFDLGDTVRGAAALYRPRADEKGVALRVEVEPTIEGAVEGDVVRVRQVLSNLISNALKFTETGSVVVTAVAVDEDRVRFTVSDTGCGFDAGQKGRIFNRFQQADGSITRRFGGTGLGLAISRDLVALMGGVLDCDGRPDEGADFWFEIPLTRVGGVQPPSAPFGPGDAGETDARAFPARILLADDHPANRKVVEIMLADMPTELVAVEDGRQAVEVFRKGGFDLVLMDMQMPVMDGLTATAAIRALETGENRVRTPIIMLTANALPDHVEAGRVAGADGHLSKPITLVGLLDGVAAALAAAERRENPVAA